In a single window of the Elaeis guineensis isolate ETL-2024a chromosome 4, EG11, whole genome shotgun sequence genome:
- the LOC105043444 gene encoding uncharacterized protein — translation MAKLYVQAVPPADLNKNTEWFMYPGVWTTYILILFFSWLLVLSIFGCTPGMAWTMVNLFHFAITYHFFHWKKGTPFADDQGIYNTLTWWEQMDNGKQLTRNRKFLTVVPVVLYLIASHTTDYQHPMLFLNTLAVIVLVVAKLPNMHKVRIFGINAGN, via the exons ATGGCGAAGCTCTACGTTCAGGCGGTGCCGCCGGCGGATCTGAACAAGAACACGGAGTGGTTCATGTATCCCGGGGTGTGGACGACCTACATCCTTATCCTCTTCTTCTCGTGGCTCCTCGTGCTATCGATCTTCGGCTGCACCCCCGGGATGGCCTGGACCATGGTCAATCTGTTCCACTTTGCG ATCACCTATCACTTTTTCCATTGGAAGAAGGGAACTCCCTTTGCTGATGATCAGGGTATTTACAATACCTTGACATGGTGGGAGCAGATGGACAATGGCAAGCAGCTTACTCGTAATCGGAAGTTTTTGACTGTCGTACCTGTGGTTCT GTACTTGATAGCCTCACACACAACTGATTACCAGCATCCGATGCTTTTCCTCAACACGCTTGCAGTGATTGTGTTGGTTGTCGCCAAATTGCCCAACATGCACAAGGTCCGTATATTTGGAATCAATGCAGGTAATTGA
- the LOC105043443 gene encoding LOW QUALITY PROTEIN: dof zinc finger protein 2-like (The sequence of the model RefSeq protein was modified relative to this genomic sequence to represent the inferred CDS: inserted 1 base in 1 codon) has product MDAAQWHQELGLVKPMEELVSSATTSTACSNTTRPQMMERRARPQKEQALNCPRCNSTNTKFCYYNNYSLTQPRYFCKTCRRYWTEGGSLRNVPVGGGSRKNKRSSSSSSTXLHTTSATSSTVTATASAVSTSRKLPPELTATPISLSTSSQNPKFHEGQDLNLAFPHHSLPEFNDFPHLESSTNNKTSSSGNSGNNPCTAVGALSAMELLRSGMGARGLGPFMPMPMPEYPAGFGVGLQEFRPPTLGFPLDGVGGGGGGSGGGGGVLQGVQESTGGRLLFPFENLKPVLSTTAAEFEQNGGQGGDQPGFWNGMMGGGGSW; this is encoded by the exons ATGGATGCTGCCCAGTGGCATCAG GAGTTAGGGCTGGTGAAGCCCATGGAGGAGCTGGTGTCCTCGGCCACCACCAGCACCGCCTGCAGCAACACCACCAGGCCTCAGATGATGGAGAGGAGGGCCAGGCCCCAGAAGGAGCAAGCCCTCAACTGCCCCAGGTGCAACTCCACCAACACCAAGTTCTGCTACTACAACAACTACAGCCTCACCCAGCCCCGGTACTTCTGCAAGACCTGCAGGAGGTACTGGACCGAGGGTGGGTCCCTAAGGAATGTCCCGGTGGGCGGTGGctctagaaagaacaagaggtcctcctcctcctcctcca acctCCACACCACCTCCGCCACCTCCTCCACAGTCACAGCTACAGCATCCGCAGTCTCCACCTCCAGGAAGCTGCCACCTGAGCTCACCGCAACCCCCATCTCTCTCTCCACCTCCTCTCAGAACCCAAAGTTCCATGAGGGCCAAGACCTCAACTTGGCCTTCCCCCATCACAGCCTGCCCGAGTTCAATGACTTCCCCCACTTGGAGAGCAGCACCAACAACAAAACCAGCAGCAGCGGTAATAGTGGCAACAATCCATGCACTGCTGTTGGAGCTCTTTCTGCCATGGAGCTGCTGAGGAGTGGGATGGGCGCAAGGGGGCTGGGGCCCTTCATGCCGATGCCGATGCCCGAGTACCCCGCTGGTTTTGGAGTTGGACTGCAGGAATTCAGGCCACCCACCCTTGGATTCCCCTTGGATGGTgttggaggagggggaggaggcagtggtggtggtggtggggtgTTGCAAGGGGTGCAGGAGAGTACTGGTGGGAGGCTGCTGTTCCCTTTCGAGAACTTGAAGCCGGTCCTTTCGACCACTGCCGCCGAGTTTGAGCAAAATGGAGGCCAAGGCGGGGATCAACCTGGGTTTTGGAATGGTATGATGGGTGGAGGAGGTTCCTGGTAG